In the Candidatus Chlamydia sanziniae genome, AATTATCTTTTTCTTTTTCTTCAAGTTATGAATGTAAAGGATGATTTTTAAAGAGTATTCTTAATCTTTGTGTTTAAAATAATCAAGAAATATGCCCCTGGTGGATATTCAAGAATGGAAACAAGATAGTGTTAGAATGGAACAGTGAAATTTGTGAACTCAGTAAGATTTCTTTTCTTGTAATGAAGAGAGAATGATATCTGCGTTAAAACTGGAACGTACAAAAGGTCCTGCGTAGACAAAGAGCCCGAGAGCTTCTCCAACTTGACGATAATAATCGAAAGTTTCTGGGGGGACATAGCTTTTTACAGGAATATGTAACCGCGAAGGCCTTAGATATTGGCCTATGGTTACAATACGTACGCCTGCAGATGCAAGGTCTTTTAGAGTTTGCTTTACCTCATTTTCTTGTTCTCCGAGTCCAACCATAATTCCTGATTTTGTCTTTAAACTAGGTAAATATTGGCTAGCGTGTTCAAGCATAAAAAGCGACCTTGTATACGTCGCTTGGTGGCGAACAATTGGGGAGAGTCTTTCTACTGTTTCTATATTATGATTGTAAATGGCTAAGTCTGCATCAAGTAGGGTATGTAATGCAGCAATATTTCCTTGAAAATCGGAAGCTAAGACTTCAATAGTCGCGG is a window encoding:
- the lipA gene encoding lipoyl synthase — encoded protein: MKTISNPDTSYTNKPRLPVRFPSWLKQPLPRGTVFSSTDVTIKQTGIPTVCEEALCPNRAACWSRKTATYLALGHVCTRRCGFCNIGFAKNPPPLDSEEPEKIASSAKNLGLKHIVITMVARDDLPDAGAEGLVRIVNKLKQELPSATIEVLASDFQGNIAALHTLLDADLAIYNHNIETVERLSPIVRHQATYTRSLFMLEHASQYLPSLKTKSGIMVGLGEQENEVKQTLKDLASAGVRIVTIGQYLRPSRLHIPVKSYVPPETFDYYRQVGEALGLFVYAGPFVRSSFNADIILSSLQEKKSY